In Thermoflexus hugenholtzii JAD2, a genomic segment contains:
- a CDS encoding thymidine kinase produces the protein MEKARAGWVEVISGCMFSGKTEELIRRLRRAQIARQQVQVFKPLIDTRYGLERVRSHNGLDIEAIPVPHARAILDHLQPGTTVVGIDEAQFFDWEIADVVQALAERGIRVIVAGLDMDFRGEPFGPMPLLMAQADQVDKLHAICVVCGAPATRTQRLINGRPARYDDPVILVGGSETYEARCRRCHVVPREATETP, from the coding sequence ATGGAGAAGGCCCGCGCGGGCTGGGTGGAGGTGATCAGCGGGTGTATGTTCAGCGGCAAGACCGAGGAGCTCATCCGCCGGCTCCGCCGCGCCCAGATCGCCCGCCAGCAGGTCCAGGTTTTCAAACCCCTGATCGACACCCGCTACGGATTGGAGAGAGTCCGCTCCCACAACGGCCTGGACATCGAGGCCATCCCAGTGCCACATGCCCGGGCGATCCTGGACCATCTTCAACCCGGGACGACGGTGGTGGGGATCGATGAGGCGCAGTTCTTCGATTGGGAGATCGCCGATGTGGTTCAGGCCCTGGCGGAGCGGGGGATCCGGGTGATCGTGGCCGGGCTGGATATGGATTTCCGCGGGGAGCCCTTCGGGCCGATGCCGCTGCTCATGGCTCAGGCGGATCAGGTGGACAAGCTGCACGCCATCTGTGTGGTGTGCGGGGCGCCGGCGACGCGCACCCAGCGGCTGATCAACGGGCGGCCTGCCCGCTACGACGACCCGGTGATCCTGGTGGGTGGCAGCGAGACCTATGAGGCCCGCTGCCGGCGTTGCCATGTGGTCCCCCGGGAGGCGACGGAAACCCCGTAA
- the hpt gene encoding hypoxanthine phosphoribosyltransferase, whose amino-acid sequence METPVESPSSWGCEHLIDRILIPADVLQRRIAELGAQISRDYAGKDLVLVCVLKGGVMFLTDLMRHITVPHEIDFMAITSYGIGARQSTGVVRILMDLQTNIEGRHVLIVEDIVDSGRTLDHILRLLWTRNPATLRVCALLDKRARREIQVPLDYVGFEIPNVFVFGYGLDLDEKFRNIPFIAVLKADALEE is encoded by the coding sequence ATGGAGACGCCGGTGGAGTCCCCCTCGAGCTGGGGATGTGAGCACCTGATCGACCGCATCCTGATCCCGGCGGATGTCCTGCAACGTCGTATCGCGGAGCTGGGCGCTCAGATCTCGCGGGACTACGCGGGCAAGGATCTGGTGCTGGTTTGTGTGCTCAAGGGCGGCGTGATGTTCCTCACCGACCTCATGCGCCACATCACCGTTCCTCATGAGATCGATTTCATGGCCATCACCAGCTACGGGATCGGCGCCCGGCAATCCACCGGGGTGGTGCGCATCCTGATGGACCTCCAGACCAACATCGAGGGGCGCCACGTCCTCATCGTGGAGGACATCGTGGACAGCGGGCGGACCCTCGATCACATCCTGCGGTTGTTGTGGACGCGGAACCCCGCCACCCTCCGGGTCTGCGCGCTGCTGGACAAGCGAGCACGGCGCGAGATCCAGGTCCCCCTGGATTACGTGGGGTTCGAGATCCCCAACGTCTTCGTCTTCGGCTACGGCCTGGACCTGGACGAGAAGTTCCGGAACATCCCCTTCATCGCCGTGCTGAAGGCCGATGCTTTGGAGGAATAA
- the gntE gene encoding guanitoxin biosynthesis PLP-dependent transaminase GntE → MRQWPKTRARFLRAKEVMPWGVTSNFRYWGDDQTIVVSRGEGPYIYDLDGNRYIDYRLGYGPVILGHGHPAVVERVSQAIRDGVIFAATTEWEIRAAERIIRMTGVDMVRFSNSGTEATMHALRIARAYTGREKVIKFEGQYHGHHDYLLFSTAMALRQPMGSRRHPIPVVASSGIPRVIADLIITLPFNDFEAVERTVKAKWGDIAAIIVEPMLGNSAAIMPHPEFLPFLRRLCDEYGIVLIFDEVKTGFRIARGGAQEFFGVRADLVTYAKAMGNGFPISAIGGKREIMMTIEPGAVAHAGTYNGNVVGTAAADATLEILETTDALERAAQAGERLMKGISEILTEAGIPHAVSGHPNMFSFLLNFEGTPRDHRDTMSSDIELYAEIGLACYERGVMFEVDPREPWFTSAAHTPEVVDETLNRFADAVRAVLRKGKPVGPAEVTSVGK, encoded by the coding sequence ATGCGTCAATGGCCGAAGACCCGCGCTCGATTTCTCCGAGCTAAGGAGGTGATGCCCTGGGGGGTTACCTCGAACTTCCGTTACTGGGGGGATGATCAGACCATCGTGGTCAGCCGGGGGGAAGGCCCCTACATCTACGATCTGGACGGCAACCGCTACATCGACTACCGCCTGGGCTACGGGCCGGTGATCCTGGGTCACGGCCACCCGGCGGTGGTGGAGCGGGTGAGCCAGGCCATCCGGGATGGGGTGATCTTCGCGGCCACCACCGAATGGGAGATCCGGGCGGCGGAGCGCATCATCCGCATGACCGGCGTGGACATGGTCCGCTTCTCCAACTCAGGGACAGAAGCGACGATGCATGCTCTGCGGATCGCCCGGGCCTACACCGGCCGGGAGAAGGTGATCAAGTTTGAGGGCCAGTATCACGGCCACCACGATTACCTGCTGTTCTCCACGGCCATGGCCTTGCGCCAACCTATGGGGAGCCGCCGTCACCCCATCCCCGTCGTCGCCAGCTCCGGCATCCCCCGGGTCATCGCCGACCTGATCATCACCCTCCCCTTCAACGACTTCGAGGCCGTGGAGCGGACGGTGAAGGCCAAGTGGGGGGACATCGCGGCCATCATCGTGGAGCCGATGCTGGGCAACAGTGCGGCCATCATGCCCCACCCCGAGTTCCTCCCCTTCCTGCGGCGCCTGTGCGATGAATACGGCATCGTGCTGATCTTCGACGAGGTGAAGACCGGTTTCCGCATCGCCCGGGGCGGGGCCCAGGAGTTCTTCGGGGTGCGGGCGGACCTGGTCACCTACGCCAAGGCCATGGGCAACGGATTCCCCATCTCCGCCATCGGCGGCAAGCGGGAGATCATGATGACCATCGAGCCCGGAGCGGTGGCCCATGCCGGAACCTACAACGGGAACGTGGTGGGCACCGCCGCCGCCGACGCCACCCTGGAGATCCTGGAGACCACGGACGCCCTGGAGCGGGCGGCCCAGGCCGGCGAGCGGCTGATGAAGGGGATCAGCGAGATCCTGACCGAGGCCGGCATCCCCCACGCCGTCTCCGGCCACCCCAACATGTTCAGCTTCCTCCTGAACTTCGAGGGGACGCCCCGGGATCACCGGGACACCATGTCCAGCGACATCGAGCTCTACGCGGAGATCGGCCTGGCCTGCTATGAGCGCGGGGTGATGTTCGAGGTGGACCCGCGGGAGCCCTGGTTCACCTCGGCCGCCCACACGCCGGAGGTGGTGGACGAGACCCTCAACCGCTTCGCCGATGCCGTGCGCGCCGTCCTGCGGAAAGGGAAACCCGTCGGCCCGGCGGAGGTCACGTCGGTCGGGAAGTGA
- a CDS encoding saccharopine dehydrogenase family protein: protein MRVLALGGAGAVAREATRDLCQHGSIFREIVIADIDPAKAERLARDIGDPRLRVVPLDVRDEEALVRLIRGFDVVMNGLPFAYDVLVTRACVEAGVSGVDLAFDEAQFELDEAARSKNMVFIPGVGATPGTTNVMAAYAARSMDQVESVEIAFAAFRCLAPSPGLLRTTLWEFNPEEPERAMVYWEDGAWHPAPPFSGEKRVRFHEQIGEQTVYYVPHDEARTMPRSFPGLRRAAVRGCFPPHVMRAMRALYEMGALSSTPVPLDGGAYPAIDLVARLLAALPASRENPVWAYGLVVEVSGRRNGRPHTMVLRNRHPPQEVWGGEAAYYRNIGVPLSIGVQMIARGEISARGVVPPERAIPPERFFEELARRGIEILTE, encoded by the coding sequence ATGCGCGTGTTGGCCCTCGGTGGAGCAGGGGCCGTGGCCCGGGAGGCCACACGGGACCTCTGCCAGCACGGCTCGATCTTCCGCGAGATCGTGATCGCCGACATCGATCCCGCCAAGGCGGAACGCCTCGCCCGCGACATCGGAGACCCCCGCCTTCGGGTGGTCCCTCTGGACGTGCGGGATGAGGAAGCATTGGTCCGCCTGATCCGGGGCTTCGATGTCGTGATGAACGGCCTCCCCTTCGCCTACGATGTGTTGGTCACGCGGGCCTGCGTGGAGGCCGGGGTCAGCGGGGTGGACCTGGCCTTCGACGAGGCCCAGTTCGAGCTGGATGAGGCGGCTCGCTCGAAGAACATGGTGTTCATCCCGGGGGTGGGCGCCACCCCCGGCACCACCAACGTGATGGCCGCTTACGCCGCCCGTTCCATGGATCAGGTGGAATCCGTGGAGATCGCCTTCGCCGCCTTCCGCTGCCTGGCGCCCTCGCCGGGCCTCCTCCGCACCACCCTCTGGGAGTTCAACCCGGAGGAGCCGGAACGGGCGATGGTCTACTGGGAGGACGGGGCGTGGCACCCCGCTCCGCCCTTCTCCGGGGAGAAGCGGGTGCGCTTCCATGAGCAGATCGGGGAGCAGACCGTGTATTACGTCCCCCACGATGAGGCCCGGACGATGCCCCGCTCCTTCCCGGGCCTGCGCCGTGCCGCGGTGCGGGGCTGCTTCCCGCCCCACGTGATGCGGGCGATGCGCGCCCTCTACGAGATGGGCGCGCTCTCCTCCACCCCTGTTCCCCTCGATGGGGGCGCCTACCCCGCCATCGATCTGGTGGCCCGCCTGCTCGCCGCCCTCCCCGCCTCCCGGGAGAACCCGGTGTGGGCCTACGGGCTGGTGGTGGAGGTGAGCGGCCGCCGGAACGGCCGCCCCCACACCATGGTGCTGCGCAACCGACATCCCCCCCAGGAGGTGTGGGGCGGGGAGGCCGCCTACTATCGGAACATCGGCGTTCCCCTGAGCATCGGCGTCCAGATGATCGCCCGGGGTGAGATCTCCGCGCGAGGCGTTGTCCCCCCCGAACGGGCCATCCCCCCGGAGCGCTTCTTCGAGGAGCTGGCCCGCCGGGGGATTGAGATCCTAACAGAGTGA
- the rpmA gene encoding 50S ribosomal protein L27: MAHKKGGGASRNGRDSESKRRGVKRFDGQFVRAGNILVRQCGTRIYPGKNVGMGRDYTLFALIDGYVRFEIGRGGRKRVSVYPHPVRPDGASPNGGDG, translated from the coding sequence ATGGCGCACAAGAAGGGCGGCGGTGCCAGCCGCAACGGCCGTGACAGCGAATCCAAGCGCCGCGGGGTCAAGCGGTTCGACGGTCAGTTCGTGCGGGCCGGCAACATCCTGGTCCGCCAGTGCGGCACCCGCATCTATCCCGGCAAGAACGTGGGGATGGGCCGGGATTACACCCTCTTCGCGCTCATCGACGGTTACGTGCGGTTCGAGATAGGGCGCGGAGGGCGCAAGCGGGTGAGCGTGTATCCCCATCCGGTCCGACCCGACGGCGCGTCCCCGAACGGAGGTGACGGATGA